In the Salvia miltiorrhiza cultivar Shanhuang (shh) chromosome 8, IMPLAD_Smil_shh, whole genome shotgun sequence genome, ACTTGAATGGATACAATTGTTTTTTAATAACTGGTTGAAGagttttttcaaattttgtggTGAGTAGAATCCGATTTGACAATTTAGTGGTGTGGATGAGGACGAGGAAAGCATGCATATTATTTCTGTGTGAGCTCTGCCGACAGGCTACCTAGTAGTACTCACATGGTAAGTGAGAATAATTATATGTATTTGGATTCAAGTAAAAGGGTGTTAATATAATGGCATGTGATATCATAAATGTTTGTGGTGTTTGAACTTGACAAATGTTGCTTTGATTTGACGACTAAGAGTTAAGCCTTTAGAGTTAAAGAGTTGTGGTTGGGATACCCACATTGTTATTTGGTGGAAATGGGACCAAATATGTTGGCCACTTGTCAAATATTTGCTGGTTGGAGAGGGATATATTACCTTACAATCTCATGCCCAACCATTGTTTTTTTTTGGCAACGGAAAccaacgagagagagagagagagaggttcatTCATTGCAGCACTCTTCTCAATCTTAAAATTCCGTTGTAACTAATGACCATTCGTAGCCCAATCTACAACTTTTTTTCTGTTCTAAAAATAGTATGTTTAAAAGACGAACATCCTTTTTGAGGGAACTTTcccttcaaattcaaaattaatcaattttcaatAGTTTCCAAACAAAttaccataattttttttaacaaaaatactTAATAAATGACGAAAGTCGATTGAATTGTCGATGTCCTTgcaaattcaattttaattacGTGCTTCATATCATAATTGCATCATTGCCCCCTATCAATATAATATACTAAACAGTCTATCACCCCACTCTTATATACCGATATAAACATCAAAATTGAAATCTCAATCGTCCTTAATTTTGCTCGGCAAAGCTcctattgcattttttttttagggaaaagcAACGGAATATATTAACTTAAATCCCGATGAATCAAGTCAAGGAGTAAACTTTTTGAAGCAATTTGGCTGTAAAATGTTTTCTTAAAAACAACTATCTGGAATATTAATGTAAAGACAATTTggctgtattttttttttcttaaaaacaaatattaaTGTAAAGACATTAAGCCTAACTACTTAAAAACAACTATCTGGAATATTAACGTAAAGACAATTTggctataatttttttacttaaaaacaaatattaaTGTAAAGCAATTtggctataattttttttcttaaaaacaaatattaaTGTAAAGACATTAAGCCTAACGACTTAAAAACAACTATATGGAATATTAATGTAAAGACAATTtggctataattttttttcttaaaaacaaACAACTACTATATGGAATATTAATGTAAAGACAATTtggctataattttttttcttaaaaacaaatattaaTGTAAAGACATTATTAAGCCTAACGAACGAAAGAAGGCTGTTTGtatcttataaaaataaatgtaaagACAATTtggctataattttttttcttaaaaacaaatattaaTGTAAAGACATTATTAAGCCTAACGAACGAAAGAAGGCTGTTTGtatcttataaaaataatttggcCCATGCAGGTGTTTCGAACCTGCGACCTTCGCGTTATTAGCACGACGCTCTAACCAACTGAGCTAATAGGCCGATTACATTATAAATTGTTAACTTTTTCAATATACCTTTTAGGTTTTAAATACCTTAGATTTAAAATAGTTTCgaaatagaataaaaaataaaataaatggccGATTGTGTTATAAAgtgttaaatttttaaatatatatactagcgttaaacccgtcgaaattcgacgagaatcattttatgtcatcatttataattattttatgttatttatagtttatatataaattatttctttaattaatttgatatgatcaaattaaattagtaatacaatatttgaaataatattaatcttaatcactttcgcctattaaatgtaggttgtgataatagaaatacatttatatatatattcatttgatgaagttcaTAAAAAGTTTATgtgggattgaagattttagaagaaaaaaatatgtaaatttaaaatatgataTGATGTACAATTGATGTGTTGCATCTGttgttaatcgtatatcgataatatttactcttTACGTCActcaaacattttccttttttttttttttttttttttctattttggttcataccgaaaacatcttcctaacctatttttggaaacaattttactaattattattcttacaatttcactttttgtgggactcgttctccacttttactaactatcactcttataatttcacATTTTGTGAGACTCATTCTCaacttatcaaatacataactaacttttattaaaatctgtgtcatcctctcttaggaagatgtttgggggacggagggagtattaagtttgttcaaattctttaaatttgacggataagaaataatttaactaaacatatgtcatctgagtatcatctcatatagacctaataagaccagataatcatatgaagctctaaaaaccacatatgacatttgaacgtcaaaattttgaaaaccatattctttggagtttgaaataccgcatctgaattttgagcatcatcttgtcttgaagattataacttacttgtgagtatcattttatctagaatttgtgaaattataattaagttatgagaataatctcgtctcaaactttaaacaacatcgtcaaatttaaaatcatattcaatcatatatatatatatagataattatttaagtaaatacatctatatataaatgtattatatataaacgtattaatttgtgagtatgatgtgataaacttaaactaatattatataataaaataagattacaaatataaatctttttttagatatgaaaattgaataaaaatttagaaaaaaataagaatgaatgaaaattgaagaaaattaaaatagagtgattatacggcgccacgtaggataggatTTACTATTTTgctattatgtatatatagatagattagGCAtatgcatgtattttatttatttatagcaTTTAGTAGAAgaatatcttttctaaaaaatgaattgacatttgaattgattgctttttgtggattaatttattggcatactttatttaagttttagtcacagctggaacaatctcaattaagtgggtataaggattcctattctggatgccatcattttattaaattaaaattttcgggTGAAAAAAAGGTGGATTGTGAGgcatgatgagttcttgttggccattgagtttatatatataagaaaagttggtaTGAGGTTGGAAGGGATTTCAGGCGTTTGAAAACAGAGGAATGGACCCTCGAAGtgctaatgtgttttaatttggctgggttctgataatcaaatggatatgtaggatttatatttaaatggatatgttggattgatctaatagttttatacaataaataagaatgaatgaaaattgaggaaaattagaatgaagtgattatatgatgccacgtaggatatgatttattttgctataatgtaaaaattgattagaaatatataaataaataagaatgaatgagaattgagaaaaattagaatggagtgattatatgATGCCACATatgataagatttattttgctataatatatggATTTGGTTTTTTCAATATATGTTTTaggttttatatatttaaaatagtttcaaaatagaataaaaaataaaataaatggctGATTGTGTTATAAAGTGTTAACTTTTTCAATATTTCAATGTACCTTAGATTCAAAATAGAATTAAACAAGATAAAATGATGgccaatattttaaatttttaatgtaaCTTAGATTCAAAAtagaattaaacaaaataaattaaacaagatAAAATGATGGCCAATATTTTAATGTACCATAGATTCAAAAtagaattaaacaaaataaaatggcCCATGGAGGTTTCGAATCTGCGACCTTCGCGTTATTAGCACGACGCTCTAACCAACTGAGCTAATAGGCCAAtcgttttattaatttttaaaaactaattttaagataaaatCCACTAAACCAGATCAACGTTTAATAGCCAAAGGGTGCAGGTCCTATGTCATAATAAACCAACTTAGAATCGAGTTAGGCAGTTGGATCAGTGGTAAAATGGATGTTGGACCCCATTTTTGAAGTAGATATAAGATAGCTTGTTACCAAACAAGCACCCTATGTCACATATCAGTGATTTCACAACCCACAATGatctcttattttttttgtcCTTTGATTAGTACTGATTACATACGTTTTTGCTATGAATTCAGTATGTATTCATCCCTACTTCTCTTTCTAATTCAAATGCCAATGCTGTGGAAATTACAATTAGCCCATCATCAAGTCAAGTATGATGGCTTTTGTTCAAGAAAGCAAACCGCCAGCGCTGCTGCATGATGCCCTTCTTGAAACCTACTTTCATTATGTAAATAATCATGGATTTAGATCGAAAATCTATATTGGAGTTTGTTTAGCTAACATATCCAAATTTAAATAGAGGCTGCGCGATTTCACTCGTCAAATTTCGATAGAAGTTGAGACCTCCATTGTCAGTAACAAGACAGAAAAGGTAAATACATTGAGACACTGCCTAGAAAAGAGTCATGTCTGCTGGGGGACCGTATACGCTCTGCCATGAGTACGGTGCGATCCATTTACCAGCACCACTGTCATCGCCTGAAAATTATTATAGTACATAAGAAATCAAATTGCAAGCCATATTCGAGAAGAATACTCTTTAACCAGATAAAATGAACATCTTACTGAAAACTTAGGTACAGGATTTGATAGCATGTCAAATATCAAAGGTTGAAAAGTTAATAGAATTAATAGACAAACATAACTTCAGCATACCTATCTAGAATGCTGGAGATATTAATTTAGTATAGTGCACCGTATGACGTATTTAGATGCAGGTGTTTGGTTATTGACAGACTTGAAGTACTTTTATtggtgggaaaaatcagaaacaaAATAATAAGGAAAAACAAGTACAGTAATTGAAGCCTGATGAATGAGGTAAGCCGAAGGAGAAGAATATAGCTCACCCAGAAAGTCATTCAATCCAACAAGTTTGCTTGCTGCCTCAGCCATTGAGAAAGCTTCAGGTATATTGTCTCCCTCCGAGCAGTAACAGAACAAGCAAGTAACCTTTAACCCTTTAGCCTATCAAAACATTTGAAATTTCAAAGCACAATGGTGATAGTAATAAGTAAATCATGTTCAGTCGGATATTTAAGTTTCAACATTAATTCCTATTGCTCAACAAGAACAAGATTAGCCACTGGTGTTGGTTTAGATCCTAAACATTTGGAGACCTTATGTTCTGATTGATTTTCGCAAACCATATGGGACATAAAGAAAGCTCCATACACTCTACAATATATTGGCCATATTCTACAAATGCTAAAAAGTTCATTTGAAAGACTGGAGAGGTTATTCCTATGGTATTGAATAGTCTACACATCCAAAATCCTAAAACCAGGTTGTGCAAGCTGGACCATGCAAATTAATGTAATATAGATTCAAAATTATAAACCATTACCTTAAAGCATGAAAAGAGTGCAGCAAAAGGCAAACTTGGATAGTAATCTTCATCACCCAGTTCCTCCAAAGGAGAATCTTCTTCAGGTACGGGCACTTCTTGAGCTAATGTATCAAGATACTTCCACGTTCTCAGGGCAGGATCATAATCTTGCTGTCTTTTCCACCCAAGGCTTTCACATGCAGCATCAGTTCCATCCAAATTGGAACTAGATAAGTAATAGATCTGCAAACCACTGGTGTATACCACCACTGGATAGTTAAATATACCAAAATTCATTTGTGAAAAATGAATTGGCAGCATAACCATTGGAAAACTCAAGGATGACTTATTCCTCATATTTCTCACTACTCCCTGCCTAATACACACATATAACAAGGACTAGACTTATTCCTCATATTTCTCACTACTCCCTGCCTAACTATACACACATATAACAAGAACTTACATGAGATCATATAGAGCTATGCGGTGCATGCGTGCAAATATTGatttagagaaagaaaatatggaaataatatataaatatttgctCTTGCTTGGGCCATTACTGCTTAGATTTATCCAACTACGGAGTTGAAGTTTTTTTCATGCCAGCAAATGCATGAATGGATCAAAAACTTCTCTCTGGGATCAGAAGACAACAAATTGAAACCTAGGGGAAATTATAAATTGCATGTGTCTTGCCTTTATCACTAGCAGGAAATATGTCTCTGGAATTAGATTACTAGATACACAAACAGTTCACTTAAAACCCAAACAGTTATCTAGAGTAAATACCTTGACATATCAATATTCCTCCATCACCCAAAATCTAAGCTGGAAAGTATGACGACATGCTTCTTTCCATTAGCAGCTGCAAAATTTGCTATGTTCTTAGCATATGCCACCATCATGCCCTGTTTCACAAGCATTCTGAGACAATCCTACTTGGAAAAGCTATAgaataattttactattttgcaaTCCAGTTAAAGTGAATGATAAAATTACATTATACAGCTCTCCAAATTCAGTAGATTGCGACGACAAGCACTAGcagtaattagataaaaactATCACCATAACTGAAGTAACCAAAATATCGTACCTTAATTACCGGAGACCGCTGCTGCACAAGTGTCAATGCACTGGAAGATGATTCATAAGCTGTGATATTTAACATCCCAAATTTCACATACACAAAATTAACATCATACTGCAACAAATAGATCTGCAAACCACTGGTGTATACCACCACTGGATAGTTAAATATACCAAAATTCATTTGTGAAAAATGAATTGGCAGCATAACCATTGGAAAACTCAAGGACTAGACTTATTCCTCATATTTCTCACTACTCCCTGCCTAATACACACATATAACAAGGACTAGACTTATTCCTCATATTTCTCACTACTCCCTGCCTAACTATACACACATATAACAAGAACTTACATGAAATCATATAGAGCTATGCGGTGCATGCGTGCAAATATTGatttagagaaagaaaatatggaaataatatataaatatttgctCTTGCTTGGGCCATTACTGCTTAGAATTCATGTAGTAATATTAATTCATGTAACTATCACCTCTATGTTTAACTGAGAACATGTATTGTCAAGTAGTACTGCAATGCAACAATAAATGGGATCAACATGGATGTAATAGTGAAGACTTAGGGTAACCTCTGCTTTAATTGTATAAAACAACTCATTCAATAAATAAAGCAATATAATAGTATTCGTGCGAATTACAGAGAACCCACCAGGCTGAAGGTGCTTCATCCTTTGATTGTATGACCAACTTCTACTCAGACAACGTTTCTTTATCAAGCATTTCTTTCCTCAATTTACTCGCCATGGCTTCATTCCCTAGTTTATCATAGCCATCGATAAATGCACCATATATGCCTACATTTGGTTCAAACCCCTTCACGACCATCTCTGCCTGAAGCTTCAAAGCCTCTTCCATCTTCCCCTCCCCACACAAACCTTTTACCAAGTTCTCGTAATTCTCCCTCTCTAAAGCAGCCTCGTGCTTCTTTGCAGCCCTCCACCAAAAGTCAGATGCTGCAGAAATTTCATTCTTACCACAAAGCAACCTAATGATAACATTAACAGTAGAACTGCTAGGGCTGAACTTTTTCCTACACATATTCTTGTACAACATCATCACGGAATCAACATCCCCAATTTCACAATACCCGTTTATGAGATACTCAAAAGTAACACAAGTACTCTCCACACCTTGCATCACCATTTCTCTATATATCTCCTCTGCTCTCTCAACATCTCCTGCTCTGCAAAACCCTCCAATAATGGTGTTATATGCTACTGCATCGCGCTTCAAACCTTTATCCTCCATTTCCTCCCATACTCTAATTGCATCCTCCATTCGTCCGTGATCACAATATGTAGCCATCAACACATTAAAACTATACATATTTGGCACACAACCAACTCTCACATGCTCTTGCCACACCTCCTCCACCTTATCCACCATCCCCTCCCGGTAGAAACCAACCATAACCACATTCAACGTGTTCGAGATTGGAAAGTTTTCCTTGCCACGTGGCCGACTTTTATCTTCATTATCAACATCGTTATGAAATATTTCTTTATACAAATCATATCCGGCAAAACAACTGCGGGTCTTGCACACCAATTCAATCAAAGAATTCAAAGTGCTAGTTTTCAGTAACACATTCTTAGacttcaaaattgaataaatttGAAGCGCAGGATCGATCTTTTTTGACTCCAAGCAAGCTTTGACTAACAAATCAAACACAAAGGGTGCAGAATCGCAAGCTCTGTAAGCTTTTACCAGTGCCTCGAGAAGTACAATAGCGCTTCCCGGCTGAGCATCGGAGAAGGCAACTATGGCTGATTTAATTAGGTTGAGGGCGTGGAGCTTGACCCTAGAGCGAGAGAGAATGTGAATGGCGGTGGCGTAGGAGGAGGGGGAATGAGAGGTGAGAGAGTGTTGGAGGGTGAAGTGGAAGAAGCGGAGGACGAGATGCGGGTTGTTGCGCAATTGAAGGGCGACTTGAGAGAATTGAGATGGGGTGAGGCGGTTGTCTTTGGTGGTGGCGAGGAGCGAGCGGAGGTGGGACCACCGGGATTTGGAGCGGTGGTGCTTCAGAATGGAAGCGGCGGCGGAGACTAAATCGGCGGGATGCGGTGATGAAGAAAACGAACGCAGAGAATGGGTTTCATTGAGAAGGCAAAGGCCATGGCCATGGTGGATTTCTCTATACAATTTCATGTCATCCAACAAATACAAGTCATACAACGGGAACTCAAATACTCCCATCAAGGTGATTGGGCTGGGCTTGGCTGGGCTCATTCTTGGGCTGccccaaaataattaagtatcggctactttcttttgttttattttcatttttatcacCATTTTTCTatgtttaattttgaaaaaaaacaaaagagtaTACTATTAATTTGTTGACACTTTTGCCCATTATTTTTTGAGTAAATTTTTACTGGTTGCTAAATAAAGAATCTAAAAGATCACAGTTTTGTGAAATATTTAGCCCATgtttgattgagtgtttttggAGGTTgaaaatgaattcaattaattgaaagGTAACTCAATCACTCAAATTGTTACCCCttaaaatagaggggaaacaaaagaaagagaatcctTTAATAGTAATTTCTTTTCATTgctaaaccaaacactcaataagagtaatggttattgttatcatttcacttctttatttgatttcattcctttacttgaaccaaacgaacATTAAGAGTCTTGATTATGAAAAATAACTCCTAATTGGTAAATTGGATGATATCTGAAGTAAAGACTAAAGACATCATTTGtggttaaaaagaaaaatattcgACGTCGCTTTTCTAGACCAGTATAGGACTTGGGTCGGCGGGCGGGTATATTTTGACACGAAGCCGAAAAGCATGGGAAATTCTCGAATCATCATCTTTTGAGTGTACATTGCTTAAACAATTGGTTATTCTATCTTAATTTCTTctgtatttattatttttagcaTTGTGTGGAAGAAGAAAGCCAAAGAGCTTCGACGCCTTTTTGCCTTCTTTAGACTCATTTTCGAAGTTAATATTCTACaatcatttctttttttaactTTCTGTATTTATTGAACGAGGAAGTTTGGAATCAAATCAATCACATATCCTCCTTTAATTTTCTCAGCTCAGACATAATCTGTATGAAAATGTTTCATTTTGACATAAGTATGTTTGAACTGTAGTTAAGTGTGTGACTTTTCTTTACAGTTATCACACATTAAAATTATGgagttaaatatatatatatatatatatatatataaattaaatttaacctctttttaataaaaaaaatacttattatatgtagttaaaataataaataaaataatatattgatGCATAATTTAAGGTgttaagtatttttttaatacatatatgcatcaaatatatattactccatatATATGTGAATTACAAACTCAGTTTTTCACATTTGTTAATAAATGAACTTTCAGATAAGTTATGTaatttgctttaataaaatttcttagATAGTTAAAGTAAAGATTCCAAATAATACTTACAAACTTCAACTAGTAACGAGGTTAACTGAAGTTTATATATACAAGTGTGGTTAAAATTTTGTGCACGCACACACTCATGACACGCAT is a window encoding:
- the LOC130998064 gene encoding uncharacterized protein LOC130998064 → MNFGIFNYPVVVYTSGLQIYLLQYDVNFVYVKFGMLNITAYESSSSALTLVQQRSPGMMVAYAKNIANFAAANGKKHVVILSSLDFGGLQIYYLSSSNLDGTDAACESLGWKRQQDYDPALRTWKYLDTLAQEVPVPEEDSPLEELGDEDYYPSLPFAALFSCFKAKGLKVTCLFCYCSEGDNIPEAFSMAEAASKLVGLNDFLGDDSGAGKWIAPYSWQSVYGPPADMTLF
- the LOC131000840 gene encoding pentatricopeptide repeat-containing protein At2g15980, whose translation is MSPAKPSPITLMGVFEFPLYDLYLLDDMKLYREIHHGHGLCLLNETHSLRSFSSSPHPADLVSAAASILKHHRSKSRWSHLRSLLATTKDNRLTPSQFSQVALQLRNNPHLVLRFFHFTLQHSLTSHSPSSYATAIHILSRSRVKLHALNLIKSAIVAFSDAQPGSAIVLLEALVKAYRACDSAPFVFDLLVKACLESKKIDPALQIYSILKSKNVLLKTSTLNSLIELVCKTRSCFAGYDLYKEIFHNDVDNEDKSRPRGKENFPISNTLNVVMVGFYREGMVDKVEEVWQEHVRVGCVPNMYSFNVLMATYCDHGRMEDAIRVWEEMEDKGLKRDAVAYNTIIGGFCRAGDVERAEEIYREMVMQGVESTCVTFEYLINGYCEIGDVDSVMMLYKNMCRKKFSPSSSTVNVIIRLLCGKNEISAASDFWWRAAKKHEAALERENYENLVKGLCGEGKMEEALKLQAEMVVKGFEPNVGIYGAFIDGYDKLGNEAMASKLRKEMLDKETLSE